One part of the Patescibacteria group bacterium genome encodes these proteins:
- a CDS encoding 3'-5' exonuclease — MYLVFDTETTGLPKNYQAPVSDSDNWPRLVQLAWQVYDADGNLWEKHNHIIRPDGFVIPEEATRIHRISHEQALRLGEDLRQVLEKFALQVRRAEFLVGHNISFDEKIIGAEFWRHSIKDVVEEAKKICTMKASANFCALPNGRGSYKWPNLSELHFKLFGENFAEAHDADVDVSACARCLFALKSKGVLNL; from the coding sequence ATGTATTTAGTGTTTGATACGGAAACTACCGGCTTACCGAAGAATTACCAAGCACCGGTCAGTGATTCTGATAATTGGCCGCGACTCGTGCAACTGGCTTGGCAGGTTTATGATGCTGATGGAAATTTATGGGAGAAGCATAACCATATTATCCGTCCAGACGGTTTTGTTATACCGGAAGAGGCGACGCGTATCCACCGGATCAGCCATGAACAGGCCTTGAGGCTCGGTGAAGATCTGCGTCAGGTCTTAGAAAAATTTGCTCTTCAAGTCAGGCGGGCGGAATTTTTAGTCGGCCACAACATCAGCTTTGATGAAAAAATTATCGGTGCCGAATTTTGGCGGCACAGCATAAAGGATGTAGTGGAGGAAGCCAAGAAGATTTGCACCATGAAAGCTAGCGCCAATTTTTGTGCTTTGCCGAATGGGCGCGGTTCATATAAATGGCCCAATCTTTCAGAGTTGCATTTTAAATTGTTCGGCGAAAATTTTGCCGAAGCTCATGATGCTGACGTCGACGTCAGTGCTTGCGCTCGTTGCCTTTTTGCGTTAAAAAGTAAGGGAGTCTTAAATTTATAG
- a CDS encoding type IV secretion system DNA-binding domain-containing protein, which yields MPQEIAFFAQTTFRNEFKKFGIKTDDRRRHMYLIGKTGMGKSTILENMIVDDIRAGHGVAVVDPHGDLAEKIIEYIPSNRIHEVVYFNPSDINYPIAFNVVEQVDAHLRHLVASGLIGVFQKLWADSWGPRLEYILRNAILAILDFPGSTLLGVVRMLSDKNYRKRVVANIKDPVVKSFWEKEFASYADKFAAEAVSPIQNKVGQFLSSSLMRNIIGQVKSAIDIRDIMDHGKILIMNLSKGRIGEDNSALLGAMMITKIQLAAMSRVDVPEKDRRDFYLYIDEFQNFSTDSFANILSEARKYRLNLILAHQYIEQLSDKVRPAVFGNVGTMVVFRVGATDAEELVKEFTPTFTEEDLVNLPKYEMYLKLMIDGISSNPFSARGLPPLTREEKTGNTEKVIHYSREKYASEREAVEEKIMNWHESYEENMTVVKNINPNEDNFQLRKSPATLSPKQLESLSATPVTAPKVVSQDRGSAKTVGTKGQGGIKAECSACGVITEVSFVPDGIRPIFCKDCLSKKKQDKKQELEARQLAKQAELAKLSLENNAPSLSLQDLKNIQPLDFRGRPEKTSRPQSKPSVVTPAPRLSGQDFSEGEEVVFKD from the coding sequence ATGCCTCAAGAAATAGCTTTTTTTGCGCAGACAACCTTTCGTAACGAATTTAAGAAATTCGGCATCAAAACTGACGATCGACGTCGGCATATGTATTTGATTGGGAAAACTGGTATGGGTAAATCAACCATTCTAGAGAATATGATCGTGGATGATATCCGGGCCGGACACGGCGTGGCGGTTGTAGATCCTCATGGCGATCTAGCAGAAAAGATTATCGAGTATATTCCAAGCAATCGGATTCACGAGGTAGTCTATTTTAATCCTTCAGATATAAATTACCCGATTGCCTTTAACGTAGTCGAACAAGTTGATGCCCATTTGCGCCATCTAGTGGCTTCTGGCTTGATCGGAGTCTTTCAAAAACTTTGGGCTGATTCTTGGGGGCCACGTCTAGAATATATCTTGCGTAATGCTATTTTGGCGATTTTAGATTTTCCCGGTTCTACTCTTTTAGGGGTAGTCAGAATGTTATCCGATAAGAACTATCGAAAACGCGTCGTAGCTAACATTAAGGACCCAGTAGTCAAATCTTTCTGGGAGAAAGAATTTGCTTCCTATGCGGATAAGTTTGCGGCGGAAGCTGTTTCTCCTATCCAGAATAAAGTCGGCCAATTCTTGTCCAGCTCTTTGATGAGAAATATTATCGGCCAAGTCAAGTCAGCCATTGATATCCGTGATATCATGGATCACGGAAAGATCTTAATCATGAATTTAAGCAAGGGCAGGATTGGCGAAGATAATTCGGCTCTTTTGGGAGCGATGATGATTACCAAGATTCAGTTAGCGGCCATGAGCCGGGTGGATGTGCCCGAGAAGGATCGGCGCGACTTCTATCTTTATATTGATGAATTTCAGAATTTTTCGACCGATAGCTTTGCTAATATCTTATCAGAAGCCCGTAAATACCGTTTGAATTTGATCTTGGCCCATCAGTATATCGAACAGCTCAGCGATAAGGTGCGACCGGCTGTTTTTGGTAATGTCGGCACGATGGTCGTCTTCCGAGTGGGAGCGACTGATGCCGAAGAATTGGTCAAGGAGTTTACTCCGACTTTTACCGAAGAAGACTTGGTTAATTTGCCTAAATACGAGATGTATTTGAAGCTGATGATCGACGGCATTTCTTCCAACCCTTTTTCTGCTCGCGGTTTACCGCCCTTAACTAGGGAAGAAAAGACGGGAAACACCGAGAAAGTCATTCATTATTCTCGAGAGAAGTATGCTTCCGAACGGGAAGCGGTGGAAGAGAAGATTATGAACTGGCATGAGAGCTATGAAGAAAACATGACAGTGGTAAAAAATATTAATCCTAATGAAGATAATTTCCAGCTGAGGAAGAGTCCGGCTACTTTATCTCCGAAACAATTAGAATCATTAAGCGCGACGCCGGTAACTGCGCCGAAAGTCGTTAGTCAAGACAGGGGAAGCGCCAAGACTGTCGGAACTAAGGGTCAGGGTGGTATTAAAGCTGAGTGCTCAGCTTGTGGCGTGATTACCGAAGTTTCTTTCGTGCCGGATGGAATCAGGCCAATCTTCTGCAAGGATTGTTTGAGTAAGAAAAAGCAAGATAAGAAACAAGAGCTAGAAGCCAGGCAGCTTGCCAAACAGGCTGAATTAGCTAAACTATCTTTAGAAAATAATGCCCCTAGCCTGTCTTTGCAAGATTTGAAGAATATCCAACCCCTGGATTTTAGGGGTCGGCCGGAAAAGACTTCGCGACCACAATCTAAGCCAAGCGTAGTTACTCCAGCGCCTAGATTAAGTGGTCAAGATTTTAGTGAAGGGGAGGAAGTGGTTTTTAAGGACTAA